From a region of the Corallococcus coralloides DSM 2259 genome:
- a CDS encoding energy transducer TonB has protein sequence MFETFDSASSAPAARRFALSTTASVAVFGLIAVAAMTAANTVKEVIKEKKVDVVFRPPPPPPPPVVEVKPPPPPPPPVAKPPPRAAPPVAKAAPPPAAVPTVAPAPLKAPDAVPLDKPPEAEKEVVAAAPMAVGGTGTLVPGGVVGGTGSGEGMAIGGGRAQPINLPETGTPPEPLAANLIPEYPSDARSKGLEGLVILKGVVEVDGRVTGLKVMRGDEPFASAALAAVRTWRFKPAVVSGQPTAVFRIFKVPFRLKS, from the coding sequence ATGTTCGAAACGTTCGACAGCGCTTCCAGCGCCCCCGCCGCCCGGCGGTTCGCGCTCTCCACCACCGCGTCGGTCGCCGTCTTCGGACTCATCGCCGTGGCGGCGATGACCGCGGCCAACACGGTGAAGGAAGTCATCAAGGAGAAGAAGGTGGACGTCGTCTTCCGTCCCCCTCCGCCTCCGCCACCTCCCGTCGTGGAGGTGAAGCCGCCGCCCCCGCCTCCTCCCCCTGTCGCGAAGCCTCCGCCTCGCGCCGCGCCGCCTGTCGCCAAGGCCGCGCCTCCGCCCGCGGCGGTGCCCACCGTCGCTCCCGCGCCGCTGAAGGCCCCGGACGCGGTGCCGCTCGACAAGCCGCCCGAGGCTGAGAAGGAAGTCGTCGCCGCGGCGCCCATGGCCGTCGGTGGCACGGGCACGCTCGTCCCTGGCGGTGTGGTGGGTGGCACCGGCAGCGGCGAGGGCATGGCCATCGGTGGTGGCCGCGCGCAGCCCATCAACCTCCCGGAGACGGGGACGCCGCCGGAGCCGCTGGCCGCGAACCTCATCCCCGAATACCCGTCCGACGCCCGCTCCAAGGGGCTGGAGGGGCTGGTCATCCTCAAGGGCGTCGTCGAGGTCGACGGCCGCGTCACCGGTCTCAAGGTGATGCGCGGCGATGAGCCCTTCGCCAGCGCCGCGCTGGCCGCCGTTCGCACGTGGCGCTTCAAGCCCGCCGTCGTGTCCGGTCAGCCGACCGCTGTCTTCCGCATCTTCAAGGTCCCGTTCCGCCTCAAGTCCTGA
- a CDS encoding MotA/TolQ/ExbB proton channel family protein — MNFNLKEIYAHMGVFALGIAWTLIAFAVASLAVFFERLFVFFRSRAASRQFAGRAGPLLAQQQHDALVKEADGNKSSHLAMMLGGGMKTFLARSRAPAGKLGPVELTRRDLVRINERITADVRRGMSVLATVGSVAPFVGLLGTVVGIIEAFAGIAKEGSGGLGAVSAGIAEALVVTALGLLVAIPAVLMFNFLSTRADALLLSLEQARSEFMDHLEDMAGDKRAVAAHGGSHGATDVVSTRTEAGDVGHA; from the coding sequence ATGAACTTCAATCTCAAGGAAATCTACGCGCACATGGGCGTCTTCGCCCTGGGCATCGCCTGGACGCTGATCGCCTTCGCGGTCGCGTCGCTGGCGGTGTTCTTCGAGCGCCTGTTCGTCTTCTTCCGCTCGCGCGCCGCGTCCCGCCAGTTCGCGGGCCGCGCCGGTCCGTTGCTCGCGCAGCAGCAGCACGACGCGCTGGTGAAGGAGGCGGACGGCAACAAGAGCAGCCACCTGGCGATGATGCTCGGCGGCGGCATGAAGACGTTCCTCGCCAGGTCCCGCGCTCCCGCCGGGAAGCTGGGCCCGGTGGAGCTCACGCGGCGCGATCTGGTGCGCATCAACGAGCGCATCACCGCGGACGTGCGCCGGGGCATGTCGGTGCTGGCCACGGTGGGTTCGGTGGCGCCGTTCGTCGGTCTGCTCGGCACGGTGGTGGGCATCATCGAGGCCTTCGCCGGCATCGCGAAGGAGGGCTCCGGCGGCCTGGGCGCGGTGTCCGCCGGTATCGCGGAGGCGCTCGTCGTCACGGCGCTGGGCCTGTTGGTCGCCATCCCCGCGGTGCTGATGTTCAACTTCCTGTCCACCCGCGCGGACGCGCTGCTGCTCTCCCTGGAGCAGGCCCGCAGCGAGTTCATGGACCACCTGGAGGACATGGCCGGCGACAAGCGCGCGGTGGCGGCCCACGGCGGCTCGCACGGCGCCACGGACGTCGTCTCCACGCGGACCGAGGCGGGCGATGTCGGCCACGCGTAG
- a CDS encoding ExbD/TolR family protein, translated as MSATRRSSLTPEMNVTPLVDVVLVLLIIFMVVTPQLEAGAAVDLPAAMNPDAENKNLEPTTVSLASNGSFYLDRKQLTRDALVVELKALHQAKPDAPVVLKADKGVAYAQVRGVFKAMQDIGFPGISLQVIDRKKN; from the coding sequence ATGTCGGCCACGCGTAGGAGCAGCCTCACGCCGGAGATGAACGTGACGCCGCTGGTGGACGTGGTGCTCGTCCTCCTGATCATCTTCATGGTCGTCACGCCGCAGCTGGAGGCCGGCGCCGCGGTGGACCTGCCCGCGGCGATGAACCCGGACGCGGAGAACAAGAACCTGGAGCCCACCACGGTGAGCCTGGCGTCCAACGGGTCGTTCTACCTGGACCGCAAGCAGCTGACCCGGGACGCGCTGGTGGTGGAGCTGAAGGCGCTGCACCAGGCGAAGCCGGACGCGCCCGTGGTGCTCAAGGCGGACAAGGGCGTGGCGTACGCGCAGGTGCGCGGCGTGTTCAAGGCGATGCAGGACATCGGGTTCCCGGGCATCAGTCTCCAGGTCATCGACCGGAAGAAGAACTGA
- a CDS encoding ExbD/TolR family protein, translating into MAFDVGGNKGGGVRPTMNVTPLVDVVLVLLIIFMVVTPLMTKNLWMNVPAKPDKKEEATPPPPDAKPPVVLTVDKAGTLRINREEVPRDQVVARLQRMLNARADKIVFFDASDAVPYGSAMEVLDLARGGNITVAVLPERLAD; encoded by the coding sequence ATGGCTTTCGACGTCGGTGGCAACAAGGGCGGCGGCGTCCGCCCCACGATGAACGTGACGCCCCTGGTGGACGTGGTGTTGGTCCTCCTCATCATCTTCATGGTCGTCACGCCGCTGATGACCAAGAACCTGTGGATGAACGTGCCCGCGAAGCCGGACAAGAAGGAGGAGGCCACGCCTCCGCCTCCGGACGCGAAGCCGCCGGTGGTGCTCACGGTGGACAAGGCCGGCACGCTGCGCATCAACCGCGAAGAGGTTCCGCGCGACCAGGTGGTGGCCCGCCTGCAGCGCATGTTGAACGCGCGCGCGGACAAGATCGTCTTCTTCGACGCGAGCGACGCGGTGCCGTACGGAAGTGCCATGGAAGTGCTGGACCTGGCGCGGGGCGGGAACATCACCGTCGCCGTGCTGCCGGAACGACTGGCGGACTGA
- a CDS encoding TonB-dependent receptor domain-containing protein, whose protein sequence is MLSRTSFVRACVASLVLITLPAFAQAPGAESSAPAAPSPSASPGQQPAGEIPPPPGSTPATSAPSQPDGALPTSPAPSLGTQPGSAANPLPADPAAAQSETPADGATPSDEATASDEAAMGDEALAESATPPPGFTGIYGRLTDEANGEGLIEATVKVVTGADKQALTDLDGNYRLALPPGKYDLRAFYDVYQGRRITGVVVTQGKATKLDVALSADVGAVQEVVVEARSDRRAEGALLQDRKKAAAVSDAISAQEIARTPDSSAGDAVKRVVSATVVDGRYVLLRGLGGRYATTLLNGALLPSPEPDEPSVPLDLFPTSLLANLNVVKSYTPDLPGTFGGGTLLIETNTYPSQFEFKPRLTLGGDTVTTFRERNSQAQGGFGETLGFASSDRALPDALPRDHRLGAGGESAQQLEGQWESFTNVWEKRTTRAVPNLGLGASLGDTLRFGNQRLGYLATINYGHRDGVQTGDFARAARDESGSLISQDVARTTQGFSTANLSGLASVGYQFDRDNELTLFSLYTRGTDTRTYTANGNNNVRGDTYASTRLQFITRALSFTQLRGFHRLGLLGDSEVDWQANISRVDRDEPDTRDTLYSAALNNPDAQLSFPNQPNSGERFFAELGETSTGGSLNLTLPFTSDLRVKVGGLTQVSFRNFNARRFRYLLTDEPVDRTQSPEQLFSPGNVGTSISVRETTRADDAYSAFLGIYAGYVSADYKPVEPLRLVGGVRLEASHQQLTLKDPFTGVESDSGGADQNYLDVLPSLNATYALSPEVNLRAGYSYTLARPTFRELAPFIFFDFVRRRNVSGNPDLLETRIHNVDVRAEWFVGENDVLAASAFYKRFQNPIERVIRNPDSGDLGFENAAGADSYGVELEARTSLARFSPALRPVRVGANLTLIQSEVDLGDSALGAQTNKDRPLQGQSPYVVNVNVGYERPESGTEVAVLYNVYGQRISEVGVQGLPDVYERPFHRVDISLTQKLGATQLKLTAANLLNASVTLRQGDVTVQTYKPGVAFTASLGWAL, encoded by the coding sequence GTGTTGTCTCGTACAAGCTTCGTGCGCGCCTGCGTGGCGTCACTCGTGCTCATCACCCTGCCTGCCTTCGCGCAGGCGCCCGGCGCGGAGTCCTCCGCGCCCGCCGCGCCTTCGCCTTCCGCGTCTCCCGGCCAGCAGCCGGCCGGAGAGATTCCCCCTCCGCCGGGCAGCACGCCCGCGACTTCCGCTCCGTCGCAACCGGACGGAGCGCTGCCCACCAGCCCCGCGCCGTCCCTGGGCACGCAGCCCGGCAGCGCCGCGAATCCGCTGCCCGCGGATCCGGCCGCCGCGCAGTCCGAGACGCCGGCCGACGGTGCCACGCCTTCCGACGAGGCCACTGCTTCCGATGAAGCGGCCATGGGCGATGAGGCCCTGGCCGAGTCCGCCACGCCGCCCCCGGGCTTCACCGGCATCTACGGCCGGCTGACGGACGAGGCCAACGGTGAAGGCCTCATCGAGGCCACCGTGAAGGTCGTGACGGGCGCCGACAAGCAGGCCCTCACCGACCTGGACGGCAACTACCGGCTCGCGCTGCCGCCGGGCAAATACGACCTGCGCGCCTTCTACGACGTGTACCAGGGCCGCCGCATCACGGGCGTCGTCGTCACCCAGGGCAAGGCCACGAAGCTGGACGTCGCGCTCAGCGCGGACGTGGGCGCGGTGCAGGAGGTCGTCGTCGAGGCCCGCTCCGACCGCCGCGCGGAAGGCGCCCTGCTCCAGGACCGCAAGAAGGCCGCCGCCGTCTCCGACGCCATCAGCGCGCAGGAGATTGCCCGCACGCCGGACTCCAGCGCCGGTGACGCCGTGAAGCGCGTGGTCAGCGCCACGGTGGTGGATGGCCGCTACGTGCTCCTGCGCGGCCTGGGTGGCCGCTACGCCACCACGCTCCTCAACGGCGCGCTCTTGCCCAGTCCGGAGCCGGACGAGCCCAGCGTGCCGCTGGACCTGTTCCCTACCAGCCTGCTCGCCAACCTCAACGTGGTGAAGAGCTACACGCCGGACCTGCCGGGCACCTTCGGCGGCGGCACGCTGCTCATCGAGACCAACACCTACCCCTCCCAGTTCGAGTTCAAGCCGCGCCTCACCCTGGGCGGCGACACCGTCACCACCTTCCGCGAGCGCAACTCGCAGGCGCAGGGCGGCTTCGGCGAGACGCTGGGCTTCGCCTCCTCCGACCGTGCCCTGCCGGACGCGCTCCCCCGCGACCACCGCCTGGGCGCGGGCGGCGAATCCGCGCAGCAGCTGGAGGGCCAGTGGGAGAGCTTCACCAACGTCTGGGAGAAGCGCACCACGCGCGCCGTCCCCAACCTGGGCCTGGGCGCGTCCCTGGGCGACACGCTGCGCTTCGGCAACCAGCGCCTGGGCTACCTGGCCACCATCAACTACGGCCACCGCGACGGCGTGCAGACGGGCGACTTCGCCCGAGCGGCCCGCGACGAGTCCGGCAGCCTCATCTCCCAGGACGTCGCGCGCACCACGCAGGGCTTCTCCACCGCGAACCTCAGCGGCCTGGCCAGCGTGGGCTACCAGTTCGACCGCGACAACGAGCTGACCCTCTTCAGCCTCTACACGCGCGGCACCGACACGCGCACGTACACCGCCAACGGCAACAACAACGTACGCGGTGACACCTACGCCAGCACCCGCCTCCAGTTCATCACCCGCGCGCTGTCCTTCACGCAGCTGCGCGGCTTCCACCGCCTGGGGCTGCTGGGCGACTCCGAGGTGGACTGGCAGGCCAACATCTCCCGCGTGGACCGCGACGAGCCCGACACGCGCGACACGCTCTACAGCGCCGCCCTCAACAACCCGGACGCGCAGCTGTCCTTCCCCAACCAGCCCAACAGCGGCGAGCGCTTCTTCGCGGAGCTGGGCGAGACGTCCACCGGCGGCAGCCTCAACCTCACCCTGCCCTTCACCTCCGACCTGCGCGTGAAGGTGGGCGGCCTCACCCAGGTGTCCTTCCGGAACTTCAACGCGCGCCGCTTCCGCTACCTGCTCACCGACGAGCCGGTGGACCGCACCCAGTCCCCCGAGCAGCTCTTCTCGCCGGGCAACGTGGGCACCTCCATCAGCGTGCGCGAGACGACGCGCGCGGATGACGCCTACAGCGCCTTCCTGGGCATCTACGCCGGCTACGTGTCCGCGGACTACAAGCCTGTGGAGCCGCTGCGCCTGGTGGGTGGCGTGCGTCTGGAGGCGTCCCACCAGCAGCTGACGCTCAAGGACCCGTTCACCGGCGTGGAGAGCGACTCCGGCGGCGCGGACCAGAACTACCTGGACGTGCTGCCGTCGCTCAACGCGACCTACGCGCTGTCCCCGGAGGTGAACCTGCGCGCGGGCTACAGCTACACGCTGGCGCGGCCCACCTTCCGCGAGCTGGCGCCCTTCATCTTCTTCGACTTCGTGCGCCGCCGGAACGTGTCCGGCAACCCCGACCTCCTGGAGACGCGCATCCACAACGTGGACGTGCGCGCCGAGTGGTTCGTGGGCGAGAACGACGTGCTGGCCGCGAGCGCCTTCTACAAGCGCTTCCAGAACCCCATCGAGCGCGTCATCCGCAACCCGGACTCGGGCGACCTGGGCTTCGAGAACGCCGCGGGCGCGGACAGCTACGGCGTGGAGCTGGAGGCGCGCACGTCGCTGGCGCGCTTCAGCCCCGCGCTGCGTCCGGTGCGCGTGGGCGCGAACCTGACGCTCATCCAGTCCGAGGTGGACCTGGGTGACTCCGCGCTGGGCGCGCAGACGAACAAGGACCGTCCGCTGCAGGGCCAGTCCCCCTACGTGGTCAACGTGAACGTGGGCTACGAGCGTCCGGAGAGCGGCACGGAAGTGGCCGTGCTCTACAACGTGTACGGCCAGCGCATCAGCGAGGTCGGCGTGCAGGGCCTGCCGGACGTGTACGAGCGGCCCTTCCACCGCGTGGACATCAGCCTCACCCAGAAGCTCGGCGCGACGCAGCTGAAGCTGACCGCCGCGAACCTCCTCAACGCGTCCGTCACCCTCCGCCAGGGGGACGTGACGGTGCAGACGTACAAGCCCGGCGTGGCGTTCACCGCGTCGCTCGGCTGGGCCCTGTAG
- a CDS encoding metallophosphoesterase family protein: MSGGFRALGALGLTAALLSPGCMRPSEDRAVRDTRVGKAEADALTVEVEGGLASVRTLASGTLELWGQAPVFTTKVTASADARTDWLFMVHNAMPDAVLDAVDEAGTPLTVVAMPDAHPTVKAWRVALRPGTTMRLTVAPPDWDTREPFRFAALADVQEALSKVGDVYAKLNEDPSLRFIFFAGDLTEYGTREQLEEFQQRLEADSRIPLYATLGNHETFTDDAREYQRLVGRGSQHFTFHGVHFSLVDSGSSTVDPMVEEELDGWLEEARDAVHIVAMHIPPLDPIGVRGGGFAVRNEAAGLVGKMARAGVDLTLYGHIHSYYSFSNAGIPAYISGGGGAIPERFDGVGRHFLAVDVDPSAGVREVGLVRVD, translated from the coding sequence GTGAGCGGCGGATTTCGTGCACTGGGCGCGCTGGGCCTGACGGCGGCGCTGCTGTCCCCGGGCTGCATGCGCCCCAGCGAGGACCGCGCGGTGCGGGACACGCGCGTGGGGAAGGCGGAAGCGGACGCGCTGACGGTGGAGGTGGAGGGCGGGCTCGCGTCGGTGCGGACGCTGGCGTCGGGGACGCTGGAGCTGTGGGGCCAGGCGCCGGTGTTCACCACGAAGGTCACCGCGAGCGCGGATGCGCGGACGGACTGGCTGTTCATGGTGCACAACGCGATGCCGGACGCAGTGCTGGACGCCGTGGACGAAGCGGGCACGCCGCTGACGGTGGTGGCGATGCCGGACGCGCACCCGACGGTGAAGGCGTGGCGCGTGGCCCTGCGGCCGGGGACGACGATGCGGCTGACGGTGGCGCCGCCGGACTGGGACACGCGCGAGCCGTTCCGCTTCGCGGCGCTGGCGGACGTGCAGGAGGCGCTGTCGAAGGTGGGGGACGTCTACGCGAAGCTGAATGAGGACCCCAGCTTGCGCTTCATCTTCTTCGCGGGCGACCTGACGGAGTACGGGACGCGCGAGCAGCTGGAGGAGTTCCAGCAGCGGCTGGAGGCGGACTCGCGCATCCCGCTGTACGCGACGCTGGGCAACCACGAGACCTTCACGGACGACGCGCGCGAGTACCAGCGGCTGGTGGGCCGGGGCAGCCAGCACTTCACCTTCCATGGCGTGCACTTCAGCCTGGTGGATTCCGGCAGCAGCACGGTGGATCCGATGGTGGAGGAGGAGCTGGACGGCTGGCTGGAGGAGGCGCGCGACGCGGTGCACATCGTGGCGATGCACATCCCGCCGTTGGATCCGATTGGCGTCCGGGGCGGAGGCTTCGCGGTGCGCAACGAGGCGGCGGGGCTGGTGGGGAAGATGGCGCGCGCGGGGGTGGACCTGACGCTCTACGGCCACATCCACAGCTACTATTCGTTCTCCAACGCGGGCATCCCGGCGTACATCTCCGGAGGGGGCGGAGCGATCCCGGAGCGTTTCGACGGGGTGGGCCGGCACTTCCTGGCGGTGGACGTGGATCCGTCGGCCGGTGTGCGAGAGGTCGGCCTGGTGCGGGTGGATTGA
- a CDS encoding serine/threonine-protein kinase, with protein sequence MAEPSPQQFGKYVLVSKLAAGGMAVTYRARMTGAMGVTKPCVIKQILPHFVDDHDFVEMFIGEARLVAGLTHGNIAQVFDFGEVDGQYFIAMELVHGQPLSKVLRRASRAGIGFLPQPLALHIASKLCEGLDYAHRHVGEDGQPLGLVHRDVSPDNVLISYEGEVKVIDFGIAKATSVVEARTSPGTLKGKYPYFSPEQAQGRQDLDARTDVYAAGVVLYEMLCGRRPFEGEFVTVLPRIITGDCLPPSAVNPGIGEDLETIVAHAMAVDREARYQTAKDLSESTVELLYRDTPRFTPTMLSQLMTYLFAEELAAEGRKVELPPGFKEQLAAWQSPSSEPSQGRARMPSSNGRASNPSSPGVRASNPGVARPSSPGVRASGSAPGLRPSTDGAPRRSATQATAVRRSTTGVRRVTTPGGTRENTGTGRRPLPPELQPEPDTDGGTEPTAMPRALPTLAAPHDTPVETAIATEPRESPEASEPEEKEAPRARTTADDAREKLAAEAAEREQKRAKQVRQLSMAVFGITGVLLVIGLIIHLLSPAEEGELSNEPVVLWITSKPEGAAVVVNGRPVGNTPSRIIGADQRTPHTLVVTKPGYRAWTRRFTPNQAEVHLKAELEVAPGTTQMVSEIPTSTTLDAGAPAPDAGTGAVVAAVTPGDDAGSTALDVDGGLASTDAGTESAGVAAAAGSDADPLANDKDREMRRMDYPTRLLVLRPMYNALPLPEYPTATIDVSPGAAYSVWTEGSAAFAEGDGTASGTLVYYAEGDLPPDSAVGFVSSAPRTIKGAKKLHFFALDETGPEDNRGSIRVHLRQSAYIPPRSVLFEPEKNALNVKPQHQMLLRGLNPKSTYAFTVRDDFAEVRSGSNGRVHTVLCVEKGPKAESVRSSHRLFETGKRYQVSGVQDLRCLFPDLQLADNQGALDFDIVDVTNMSRKERAEALRGAKRNER encoded by the coding sequence GTGGCAGAACCCAGTCCCCAGCAATTCGGCAAGTACGTCCTGGTCTCCAAGCTTGCCGCGGGGGGCATGGCGGTCACCTACCGCGCGCGTATGACGGGCGCGATGGGGGTCACCAAGCCCTGCGTCATCAAGCAGATCCTCCCGCACTTCGTGGACGACCACGACTTCGTGGAGATGTTCATCGGCGAGGCGCGCCTGGTGGCGGGCCTGACGCACGGCAACATCGCGCAGGTCTTCGACTTCGGTGAGGTGGACGGGCAGTACTTCATCGCCATGGAGCTGGTGCACGGCCAGCCCCTGTCGAAGGTGCTGCGGCGCGCGTCGCGCGCGGGCATCGGGTTCCTCCCGCAGCCCCTGGCGCTGCACATCGCCAGCAAGCTGTGCGAGGGCCTGGACTACGCGCACCGCCACGTGGGCGAGGACGGCCAGCCGCTGGGCCTGGTCCACCGCGACGTGTCCCCGGACAACGTCCTCATCTCCTACGAGGGCGAGGTCAAGGTCATCGACTTCGGCATCGCCAAGGCCACGAGCGTCGTGGAGGCCCGGACGTCGCCGGGCACGCTCAAGGGCAAGTACCCGTACTTCTCCCCGGAGCAGGCCCAGGGGCGGCAGGACCTGGACGCGCGCACGGACGTGTACGCGGCGGGCGTCGTCCTCTACGAGATGCTCTGCGGCCGGCGCCCCTTCGAGGGCGAGTTCGTCACCGTGCTGCCGCGCATCATCACCGGTGACTGCCTGCCCCCGTCCGCCGTCAACCCGGGCATCGGCGAGGACCTGGAGACCATCGTCGCGCACGCCATGGCGGTGGACCGCGAGGCCCGCTACCAGACGGCGAAGGACCTGAGCGAGTCCACGGTGGAGCTGCTCTACCGGGACACGCCGCGCTTCACGCCCACGATGCTGAGCCAGCTCATGACGTACCTCTTCGCGGAGGAGCTGGCCGCCGAGGGACGCAAGGTGGAGCTGCCGCCCGGCTTCAAGGAGCAGCTGGCCGCGTGGCAGTCGCCGTCGTCGGAGCCGTCCCAGGGCCGCGCGCGGATGCCGTCCAGCAACGGCCGGGCTTCCAACCCCAGCAGCCCCGGCGTGCGCGCCTCCAACCCCGGCGTGGCGCGGCCCTCCAGCCCCGGCGTGCGCGCGTCCGGCAGCGCGCCCGGCCTGCGCCCCTCCACGGATGGCGCCCCGCGCCGCTCGGCCACCCAGGCCACCGCCGTGCGCAGGAGCACCACCGGCGTGCGCCGCGTGACGACGCCGGGGGGCACCCGCGAGAACACCGGCACCGGCCGCCGCCCCCTGCCTCCCGAGCTTCAGCCCGAGCCGGACACCGACGGGGGCACGGAGCCCACGGCGATGCCGCGGGCGCTGCCCACGCTGGCCGCGCCGCATGACACGCCGGTGGAGACGGCCATCGCGACGGAGCCGCGGGAGTCGCCCGAGGCGTCCGAGCCGGAGGAGAAGGAGGCCCCGCGCGCCCGCACCACCGCGGACGACGCGCGAGAGAAGCTGGCCGCCGAGGCCGCCGAGCGCGAGCAGAAGCGCGCGAAGCAGGTGCGCCAGCTGAGTATGGCCGTGTTCGGCATCACCGGCGTGCTGCTCGTCATCGGCCTGATCATCCACCTCCTGTCCCCGGCCGAGGAGGGTGAGCTCTCCAACGAGCCGGTCGTCCTGTGGATCACCTCCAAGCCGGAAGGGGCCGCCGTCGTCGTCAACGGCCGGCCGGTGGGGAACACGCCCAGCCGCATCATCGGCGCGGACCAGCGGACGCCCCACACCCTCGTCGTCACCAAGCCGGGCTACCGCGCCTGGACGCGGCGCTTCACGCCCAACCAGGCGGAGGTCCACCTCAAGGCGGAGCTGGAGGTGGCGCCCGGCACCACCCAGATGGTGTCGGAGATTCCCACCTCCACCACGCTCGACGCGGGAGCCCCGGCCCCGGACGCGGGCACGGGCGCGGTCGTCGCCGCCGTCACTCCTGGCGACGACGCGGGTAGCACCGCCCTGGATGTGGACGGAGGCCTGGCCTCCACGGACGCGGGGACGGAGTCCGCCGGGGTCGCGGCGGCCGCCGGCTCCGACGCCGACCCGCTGGCGAACGACAAGGACCGCGAGATGCGGCGCATGGACTACCCCACGCGCCTGCTGGTGCTGCGGCCCATGTACAACGCGCTGCCGCTGCCGGAGTACCCCACGGCCACCATCGACGTGTCGCCCGGCGCCGCCTACTCCGTGTGGACCGAGGGCAGCGCCGCGTTCGCGGAAGGCGACGGCACCGCATCCGGCACGCTCGTCTACTACGCGGAAGGCGACCTGCCGCCGGACAGCGCCGTGGGCTTCGTCAGCAGCGCGCCACGCACCATCAAGGGCGCGAAGAAGCTCCACTTCTTCGCCCTGGATGAGACCGGCCCCGAGGACAACCGCGGCTCCATCCGCGTGCACCTGCGGCAGTCCGCGTACATCCCGCCCCGCTCCGTGCTGTTCGAGCCGGAGAAGAACGCCCTGAACGTGAAGCCCCAGCACCAGATGCTGCTGCGCGGCCTCAACCCCAAGTCCACCTACGCCTTCACCGTGCGCGACGACTTCGCGGAGGTGCGCTCCGGCTCCAACGGCCGTGTGCACACGGTGCTGTGCGTGGAGAAGGGCCCCAAGGCAGAGTCCGTGCGCAGCTCGCACCGCCTCTTCGAGACGGGCAAGCGCTACCAGGTGTCCGGTGTGCAGGACCTGCGCTGCCTCTTCCCCGACCTGCAGCTGGCGGACAACCAGGGCGCGCTCGACTTCGACATCGTCGACGTGACGAACATGTCCCGCAAGGAACGCGCGGAGGCGCTGCGCGGCGCCAAGCGCAACGAGCGGTAG